In Candidatus Omnitrophota bacterium, the genomic window GTTTTAAATTTCAAAGGAGGCATTGTTTTTGGTATTAACCTTTGTTTAATAACCCAAAAAAAAAGAAAACTTTTGGAGAATTGGGGTTAGTTGTAAAACATAAGATAAGCCATCGTTTTCGTGCGTTAGAAAAGGCTAAAAAAATAATCCAGAAATATATTGAGAAACAAGCAGTAAGTTGATATAATCTATAAACTTTACGGGGCGTGGCTCAGTTTGGCTAGAGCGCCTGCTTTGGGAGCAGGAGGTCACAGGTTCAAGTCCTGTCGCCCCGATGTTTTAACGGGTATCAGACTGTTGACGCAGTCCCGCTTCATGTATTTGTAGAGATTTAGCAGGGCAAGTTCAGTTGTGCGAATTTGAGCACCTTAATTTTGATTTAGCGAAATCCTTGCGAGCATATGCGAGCAAGGAGGAGCACGAAGCAAAGGAGCAAAAAAATGTCCTTTAGAAAAGTTTGTTTCTTAGTCAGCTTATTGGTTTTATGCAGTAAATTTTGTTTCGCTCAAGAACTAATTCCTAAAGAGGCAGCCGATTATTACGTTAAGGGAGTCCAAGAGCAAAAAGCAGGTAATTTTGATGCTGCGAATATGAATTACCAGAAAACTCTCTTAATGGACCCTAATAATACAAAATGGAATAAGTTTATTCTCAATAATCGCGGAGTAATGTTTGCACAGAGCGGAGATTTGGAAACTGCGGAGAAAGCATTTAAAGAAGTTTTGCGTATGGACCCAGATTATACTCCTGCAAAGCTAAATCTTGGTTTAATCATTGATAAACGTAGAAGTAAGTGTGAATCTTTGGAGTATTGGGCTAAAGTTTTTAATTTAGAGAAGCGGAAACCTCGGGAATTGTTCGTTGATGAAGGTCTCCCGAAAGCTAAAAAATAGATAATAGATGTTGCGCCTGTAGCTTCCGCCACAAATCGTGGCGGACCCGCCAAGTATTTTGGCGGGCAATCTAAGAATTTAATTATTTGATAAGCAGAATATGCGCCTGTAGCTCAAATGGATAGAGCAACTGCCTTCTATAGGAGCCTTTATGCGGAAAGAAACGCATAAAGTGGATGTGGCTGTATGCAAGAAAGCCTAAGGTTTGAAACTATGGTAACTTGCAGGCAACCCAACTATTACAGGTAATCAAAGCCCAAAAAAGGAGATGGGTTTGCATCATACGAAAGAAAAAGCTGATTTAGGAGTAGCAAAAACTATCGCTGATTTAGTAAGTAAGGGCCACGTTCCTTGTGTTCCTTTATCTGAACATCAACCTTATGATTTAGTAGTTGTTTTGAATGAAGGGGCGATAGTAAAGTTACAAGTAAAATATGCTACCTTAAAACAGAATGGAGCAATTGAGGTAAAATTTAGAACAAGTTGGGCCGATAAAAATGGGTCCCATACCAGGAGATATAGTGAAAAAGAATTTGATTTTTACGCTATATTTTGTCCTGAGAAAGATATTGTTCTGTATATTCCTAACTCCTTAAATTGCCCAAAGACAATTCGTTTTGATCAAACTCATAATAACCAGAAAAAATACGTTAGATGGGCGAGAGATTATCTTGTAATAAAAGGGGAGTCCTCAGAGACTAAACGCCACACACCTGAAATGGTGAAGACATAGTCCAGACCGCAACAATTGGCCGAAGAAATTCGGTGCGGTATGCTAAGCCGTAGGTTGGCCGTTCGATTCGGCCCAGGCGCATTATTTTAGTCGGCAGTACTTCATCTTAAAATATGGAAATAAAAAATCCTCTCCAAAAATTCCATACCTTTAAAGAAATGAGTTTTCTTAAAAAAGTTGTTTTGATAGCGGTTTTAGTTTTTTTAGTCTTTACATTAATTGCATATGTATTTTTAAGTTTTACCGGCCGGCAGATTGCGATTAGAGAAATCGAGCGGTTTACTCATGAAAAAGTAACTGTCGGTTCTTTTTATATAGTTCCTCCGATGGATATGGAAATTAAGAACCTGAATATCGGAGAGCTGGGTAAGATAGACCATCTTTCGATTTCATTAAGTATCCCTTATCTTATTTTTGGGAAAATCGGGATAAATAGGCTTGTTATTGATAAGCCGGAATTGAATTTACACAGAGATAAAGAAAATATAAATGTGCCTGTTGCTGTAGCAAATAACATTACAGCATCATCTACCGTAAGAACCAAAACAGGGGAAAGGCCAAGAAGGAAACACCGCCGCATTATATTAAAAAGAGTTTTTGTAAAGAATGGCAAGTTAAACTTTACAGATAACGCAGCAGGTTCCTCTGGTATTAAAATTGTGGTTAAAGATGTTAATTTCAGCCTCACTAATCTTTTGACTTCTCCATTTAGCTCTAATACGAATTTTGATTTAAGCGGAAAGATTCCATGGAAAGAAGGGAAGGCCGAAGGAAAGATCAATGCTGAAGGCTGGATTGATTTTTATAAAAAGGATATGAAGGCAAAATTAAAAATATCCGATATAGATGGGGTTTATCTTTATCCTTATTATTCGGCATGGGTTGACTTGGAGAAGGCGCGTATTGCAAGCGCAAATCTTGATTTTACCAGCAATATAAATGGCAAAAATAATAATGTTACAGCTGAATGCCATTTGGAATTATCAAATATTGTAAGGAAAAAGAAACAGGTTGAAGAAGGGCAAAAGCCCGAGAATGTTTCTTTGTCAGTTTTAGATATTTTTAAAGCAATGGATCAAGGCAAGGTGGTTTTGGATTTTACGTTAAGGACAAAAATGGATAAGCCCGAATTAGGCTTTGGCAGTATAAAGATGGCTTTTGAGGAGAAGGTTGCTGAGCCAAAGACCTACAGAGGATTCAGGGCGCAGGATATTTTAGAATTTCCCAGCAGGCTTCTTGAAGGAGTATTTAAGGGATCGGCTGATCTTTCAAAAGCGGCAATTGATGGAATTTTTGCCGTAGGTAATGAGGCTAAAAAGAATTTTGAACCAAAACATAAAAGAAGGAAGCTTCCTTGATTTTAGTTTCCTTCTAGGGTATACTTTGAAAATGTTTTAATTATTAAGCTTGTAGCTGGGTTAGAGCATTAGACTGTAGGCTAATCCATCATCTTGACAGTTTTGTTGTTCTTTTATATAATAATCTCATGCCAAATCAAAAATGTAAGATTTGTGGTGAGGAATTCTATACAAAACCTTTTCATGCTAAAAAGGGTTGGGGTAAGTATTGCTCTATAAAATGCCGTTCTCAGTCTCAATTCAACGGAAAGTGGGTAGAATGTGCTTATTGTGGAAAGAAAATTTATAGAACCCCACGTGACTATAGAAAGTCAAAAAGCAAAAGATTCTTCTGTTCAGTTAGCTGCCATTGCTCGTGGGAAAATAAGAATGTCCGCTGTGGTGTGAATGCTCCAAATTGGGTTGCTGGAGAAAGCGCGTATCGCGATTTAATGCATAGATATAAAATACCTTTAAAATGTAAAATGTGTGGTATTTCTGATAAAAGAGTCCTTATCGTTCATCATAAAGACGGTAACCGTAGAAATAACACTATTGATAACTTAGAACGGCTTTGTTGTAATTGCCACGCCGTTATTCATGCGTAGTAGTTTTTGGTGGCTATAGCTCAATTGGCTAGAGCATCTGACTGTGGCTCAGAAGGTTTGCGGGTTCGATCCCCGTTAGCCACCCCATTTTTTATTTCATTGGAAGCAGATATGATTAAAAATAATTTATTTCGGAAAAACATAATTTTATTCCTTATTGTTATATTTTCTCTGGTTGGAATAACAATACCGGCATTTGCTGAATCTCAAGACGTGCAATCGTACACAAACGATTCCAATCCGCTCAAGAATGCGGTTATTCTTATTATTCGTCATGCTGAAAAACCAGCTGAAGGTTTTGAATTATCTCCTGCCGGCGAAGCGCGAGCCAAAGCTTACGCAGGATATTTTCAGAAATATATGATTGATGGGAAAATCGTAAAACTCGATTATTTATTTTCCACAGCTGATTCTAAAGAAAGCCATCGTCCACGCTTGACTATAGAGCCGCTTAGCAAGGCACTCGGTATGAAAATCGAAAGCCGCTTTCAGGATGATGATTTCGCCAAACTAGCCCAGGAAATTAAAGATTATCCGCACGGACAGAATCTTTTAATTTGCTGGCACCACGGTAAAATCCCGGGACTTTTGTCCGCCCTTGGGGCTGACCCTACAAAGCTTTTGCCCGATGGTAAATGGCCAGAGGAAGTCTTTTGTTGGGTTATGCAGCTTAGGTTCGATGAAAATGGCAAATTGTTTGACGCTCGGCGTGTCAATGAAGATCTTATGCCCGGAGATTCAGAACAAAATTAAAAACTTTTGTTGCTATAAGGCACTTAATGTCAAAAACGGAGGTTAGGATGAAGCGAATCTTTGGCGGGTTTGTTGCGGTAATTTTTTGCGTTGCAGCTTTAACTGGTTGTTCTACTAAAGGCGGAACCGGAGCTATTGTCGGCGGAGGGCTGGGAGCTTTGGCAGGAAATTTGATTGGAAGTAATGTAGCTGGAACTCTAATCGGCGCAGGAGTAGGTGCTGGAGTCGGATATCTTATCGGTAACGAAATGGATAAAGACAAAGCTAAGAAAATGCAGCAAGTTTCTGAAGATGAATTAAAGCCGCTTTCCGGGACAGCCTGGCAGGTGATTAAGATTAGCCCGCAGCCCAAGGAACCGGTTGTTTCAACGGTGGTGCGTTTTAATCCTGACGGAACAGCGGTTACAACCAAGACTCATGAGGACGGTAAGATTGAGAAAACTACGGAAAAATACAGGATTGTCGGAGATACTCTGATTTTTAATAATGATGGGTATATTGTTAATGATAAATTCAGCTTATCCGACGCAACCTTGGAGATATTTGCGGAAAAACACAGCATAACTTTACAGAAGATTTAATTAAATGCCCTTTTTGCGTTAGAATTCTGGGGGATAACGAGGAGTGAAAATTAATAAAAAAGTAACGCGCAGGTTTATAGATTTAGTACTTATTATTTTGTGCTTACTGGCGGTAGCGAATTCTTTTACTTTTGGATTAAATTTTACTGCTACAAAGAAAAGGCCGAAGCCAAAGGATGCCCGGATTGCAGAAAGGCTAAAGGCGCATGTGCATAAACTTTCTGAGGAGATAGGAGAGCGTAATCTTGATCATTATCCGAAGCTGGAACAGGCGGCAGAATATATCGCAAGAAAACTTGAATATTACGACTATACAGTTAAATTTCAGGAATATTTTTTAGAGGGCAAGGCAGTAAAGAATATTGTTGCCCGGAAAAAAGGATCAGTTTTGCCTGATGGAATCATTGTTGTGGGCGCGCATTATGATACTGTTGCTACTCCCGGAGCGGATGATAATGCAAGCGGCGTTGCCGTAGTTTTAGAGTTAGCCCGGATCTTAGTAAATAGCCCTACTTCAAGAAGTATAGAGTTTTGTTTTTTTACCTGCGAAGAGGATCCGTTTTTTAAGACGGAGCTTATGGGCAGCCGGTTATTTGTCCGATTAGCCCGCGCCGAAGCAAAGAATATCAGGTATGCTGTGATTTTTGATATGGTAGGTTATTACACGGATAAAATGAATTCTCAAAGATACTTTCCTTTAATAACTGGTTTGTTTCTCCCGAACAGAGGGAATTTTATCTCCGTATTCTCTAATTCCCGGTCCAGCGGTTTGAGTAGTTTCCTTATAAAATCTTTCCAGAGGAATTCTCGATTCCCCATTGTATTGTTAGCAACTAATTTTGACCCTACTATAGATTTCAGCGACCACTGGGCATTTTGGAAAGAGGGTTATCCTACGGTGATGGTAAGCGATACGAGTTCTCTTAGAAATAATAAATACCATACTAATGCCGATACATGGGATACGCTGGATTTTGATAGCATGGCTTGCGTGGTAGAGGGGTTTAGCGTTTCATTGCTTGAATTAGCTAACCGTAAGCAATAAAAGAATCATTTTTCTAAATCCAGAATAATATTGATATATTGAGGTATTGCGTCTATAATTAATCTAGTAAATTCCAAGAAATTTCCCTTTAGTTGTTATAAAAATGATTCAAGATTAAATAATTATAGTTAGTTTGTTGCAAACAACCTTTATTATGGGACTAAAACAGAAGATATGGAGTGAATTTAAGACTTACTGGGTCAATGTGCTTTATATAACTATATTTTTCAGCATTTTCACAAATTATAAAAGGTTAATATTAGCGCATTATAATATTAGCTATGGGCATTTCGGAATCAGTTTTATAAAAGGGTTAGTGCTGGCTAAGGTTATATTAATCGGAGAGCATTTAAAGGTAGGGCAGGGATTTGAAAACAGGCCATTAATTTTCCCTACTCTTTTTAAGTCATTCGTTTTTAGTATATGCGTTGCTATCTTAGGCATAATTGAAGCAATAGTTTCTATGCTTTTGCGCGGCGGGGCTCCTGCATTAACCTTTGGTTCGTTCATTAAATGCTTTTCGTATGAATGGTTTGCCGGGATGCTTGCAGTATCCATTATCTTTATTCCTTTTTTTGGGATGAGGGAGTTAGGCAAGGCGCTTGGGACAGGAAAAATCAGCGGTTTGTTTTTTCAAAATAAACCAAAGGATTCTTAACCTGAGAACTTCCCGGAATAGATATAATTGCGTTGATTTCTTATATTATATAGGAAAACAGCGCATTTTTTTTCTGAACAACAGCTTGACAAAATAACAGTAGAATGGTATACTCTTTTTTGAATAAGTATTCATTAATTGAATCATAATGTTAAAGAGCTGAGGTCAAAATGGTTCCATTTAACAGAAAAGAAAGAGACAAGTTGTTGCGTCAAAGCGATATATTAAAGGCTGCTGAACGTGTTTTTGCCGCAAAAGGATATTATAAAACCACAATTCAGGATATAGCTAAAGAGGCTCAGTATGCTGTGGGGACAATTTATCAGTATTTTACGGATAAGGAAATTTTATATTTAGAGCTTATTGAAAGAAAATTAGGAGATTTAATAACGGAAGTAAAAAAAGAAGTGGATAAAACAGGAGACACTAAAGAGAAGATTAAGGTTTTGGTGCGCCAGCAATTGACGTATTTTGAAAAGAATTTTGATTTCTTTAAGATTTATTTCTCAGAAAGAGGCGGGCTTCGTTGGGTGATCAAAGACAGGATTTCAAAGACCTCGGTTGACAGGTTTGTGAAATACATAGATTACATTGCTGAATTACTCAAAGATGCGCAAGAGAAATCTTTGATCAGGAAGGATTTAGAATCAGAAAAATTAGCGTATGTATTAATTTCAATGTTAAACGCGGTTATTATCCCTTGTTTTAAAGGAATAAGCAAAACAGAAAAAATAATTGATATGACAGATTTTATCCTTCAAGTTTTTTTTAAAGGGGTGGAACCGGGATAGGAGAAAAATGTACAGCAAAGTGGATTCCAATAAAATATTATTCGTTATCTTTTTTGCAGGTGTTTCGTCTCTGTTTTTGACGATAACTGGGTGTGGGAAGCAAGGCGAAAGGCCTGCGTATAAACCTGAAGTGGCTGTGGTAGAGATGCGTCCTGAACGGGTAGTTATTACGACTGAATTACCCGGACGAACAACTGCTTTTCTTACTGATGAAATCCGTCCCCAGATTAATGGCCTTATCCAGAAGCGTTTGTTCACGGAAGGTTCTGAAATCAAGGCAGGACAAGTGCTCTATCAGATTGATCCTGCTCCGTTCCAAGCGGCGTTTGATAAAGCTAAGGCTAACTTGCCTGCTCTGCGGTTGAAAGTTGATCGTTACAAGGAAGCACTCGTTGAAAAAGCAGTCAGTCAGCAGGAATTTGATGATGCGGATGCGTCTTTGAAACAGGCAGAAGCAGAAATGGAAATGGCGCGTATCAATCTTAATTATACAAAAATTGTTTCTCCGATTGCAGGGCGAATCGGGGCTTCCAGCGTAACTGATGGTGATATTGTGACAGCATATCAACCTGTGGCTCTTGCGACTATTCAGCAGTTGGATCCTATATATGTTGATATTCCTCAATCAACTGCAGAATTACTGCGGCTTAGAAATAGTTTGGAGGGTGGGCATCTAAAACATGATATTGAGAATCAGAATAAGGTAAAGCTTATCCTTGAAGATGGCACAGTATATTCTTCGGAAGGCGTGCTTCAGTTTCAGGATGTTACAGTGGACCCGACAACTGGTTCAGTTATCTTACGGGTAATTTTTCAAAATCCAAAAAGCGTTCTATTGCCGGGTATGTTCGTTCGGGCGATTATCACCGAAGGCGTTAATGAAAATGCTATTCTTGTTCCGCAGCAGGGGGTTTCACGTAACCCGAAAGGCGAAGCCCTTGCATTGATCGTAAATGCTGAGGATAAGGTTGAGCAACGCATACTTGTGCTTGATCGAGCTATCGGAGATAAATGGCTTGTTACTTCAGGGCTTAATCCTGGCGATAAAGTAATTGTTGAGGGAATACAAAAAGTTAGGCCTGGATCTTCGGTAAAGGTTATTTCATTTGACACTGGAAGTGAAAAATAAATTGAGTAAGAAGTAAACGGAGAATTATGATATCAAAATTTTTTCTTGAGCGTCCTGTTTTCGCCTGGGTAATTGCCATTGTTATAATGGTGCTCGGGCTTTTGGCAATTTATACTTTGCCTATTGCTCAATATCCCCCTGTTGCTCCGCCATCAATCAGAATCGGTGGTTTTTATACCGGTGCTTCGGCGGAAACAGTGGAAAATAGCGTTACGCAGATTATTGAACAGCAGATGACCGGTTTGGATAGGATGCTTTATATGTCTAGCAGTAGTGATTCTTCCGGTATGTCTTCCATTGAATTGACATTTGCTCCGGGTACTGATCCGGACATTGCCTGGACCAAGGTACAAAATAAACTTCAGTTGGCAATGCCACGCCTTCCTGATTCAGTGCAACGCAGGGGAATAACAGTCCAGAAATCCACCAGGAATTATCTGATAATTGTAGGGCTTGTTTCTGAAGACGGCAGTATGAACGAAGTTGATTTGCGTGATTACTTAAGCAGCGTTATACAGCCGGTAATCGCGCGTGTGCCCGGAGTTGGCGAAGCAGAGGCAATGGGCGGTGAATATGCAATGCGTATCTGGTTTGATCCTAAAAAACTGACTAGTTACGGATTGACAGTGGAAGATGTTATTCGGGCATTGCAAGATTATAATGTTGAAGTTTCCGGCGGGCAATTCGGCGGCGCTCCTGCTATAAAGGGACAGCGTTTAAATGCTTCTATTATTGTACAGAGTTTGCTTAAAACTCCTGAAGAGTTTGTCAATGTTCCTATTCGTATCAATCCGGATGGTTCAACTATCCGTGTTAAGGATATTGGCCGTGCCGAATTGGGTAGCGATATTTCCGATACAAAAGTATTTTTTAATAAAGGACAGCCTTCCTCAGCTATTGCAATTCGTCAAGAGCCGGGAGCTAACGCACTTAAGACTGTTGATGCAATCAAAGCAAAAATGGAAGAGTTGAGCCGTTATTTTCCGCAAGGCGTAAAGGCAACATATCCTTACGATACTACTCCTTTTACCCGTGTAGCTATAAAAGAGGTAGCTAAGACTTTAGTTGTTGCGATTATTTTGGTTTTTCTGGTTATGTATTTGTTCATGGGCAATATTCGCGCAACGCTTATTCCGACAATCGCAGTGCCGGTGGTCTTGTTGGGCACTTTTGGGGTGTTAGCATTGTTTGGGTATTCAATTAATATGTTGACGATGTTTGCCATGGTTTTGGCTATCGGGCTTTTGGTGGATGATGCTATTGTTGTTGTAGAGAATGTGGAAAGGCTTATGAGCGAGGAGGGGCTTTTGCCTCGGGAGGCCGCTGCTAAATCTATGGAGCAGATTACCCCTGCGTTAATCGGTATTGGTTTAGTGCTTTCAGCGGTATTTGGCCCGATGGCATTTTTCTCGGGATCCACAGGTATTATTTACCGGCAGTTTTCAGTAACCGTTATTGCTTCAATGCTTCTTTCAGTAGTCGTGGCCTTGGTTTTATCTCCGGTTCTCTGCGCTTCAATTCTAAAGCCAGTGCCAAAAGGGCATCAGCCTGCAGAGGGTGGTATTGCGATTTTGCGCCCTTTCTTCAGTTGGTTCGATAAGAATTTCTTTAAGACCCGCGATTTTTACATACGGCTGGTTGGACGCTCGTTTAACCAGAGTAAACGGTATATCTTTTACTATTTTTTAATCGTCGCAGTGATGTTGTTTGTTTTCTTAAGGATGCCTACAGGTTATCTGCCGGATGAAGACCAGGGGGTAATGTTGATTATGTGTAATTTACCTTCGGGATCAACGCTTGAACAGTCTGAGAAGGTGATGGAAAAAGTCCGACAGTATTTTGTAGACAATGAAAAAGAAGCAGTTGAGTCTATTTTAACGATTTCCGGTATGAATCATTCCGGCCACGGGCAAAATACCGGTATGGCATTTATTAAGCTTAAGGATTGGGATTTGCGTAATAAGCCAGAGCTTAAATCTGACGCTGTATCAAATCGCGCCATGATGGAATTTCTTTCATATAAAGAGGCGATGATTTTTGCTTTTTCTCCACCGGCCATCGTTGAATTGGGTAGTTCAAAAGGTTTTGAGTTTGAGTTGTTGGATCGAGGCGGCGCCGGGCATGAGAAATTGATGGAAGCCCGTAATCAACTTCTTGGCATGGCATACAAGGATCCACGTCTTACTCGCGTGCGAGCTAACGGGCTCGATGATGTTGCTCAATATAAAATAGATTTGGATTGGGATAAGGCGGGAAGTTTGGGTGTTTCTGTTGCTTCTATCCAGAATACAATTTCTACTACCTTTGGCAGCGCTTATGTCAATGATTTTATTAAAGATGGCAGGATTAAACATGTGGATATCCAGGCTGACGCGCCTTACCGCATGCTTCCGGATGATTTGAAAAATCTTTATGTGCGGAATACAAAAGGCAAGATGGTGCCTTATTCTGCTTTTGCTACGGGCCACTGGGTCTTTGGGTCTCCGAGGCTGGAGCGTTACAATGGTTTTCCGTCTATCAATATCTCGGGTGAAGCTGCAAAAGGAAAAAGTTCCGGAGAGGCGATGAATGTTATGGAGGAGCTTGCTGCGAAACTGCCTCGCGAATTCGGCTATGATTGGACAGGGCTTTCTTATCAGGAGAGGCAAGCCGGTGCCCAGGTAGGCCCGCTTTACGCTTTTTCCATCTTGATTATCTTTTTGTGTGTTGCGGCATTATACGAAAGCTGGTCGATTCCTATTGTTAATATGTTGATGTTGCCACTGGGTGTTTTTGGAGCGACGCTGTTAACTTCGTTACGCGGAATGCCAAACGATGTTTACTTCCAGATTGGGTTTCTTACTACCTTGGGTTTGTCCACTAAAAATGCTATCCTGATTATTCAGTTTGCACAGCAGCGCTTGGAGCATAAAGAAGAACTTGTTGCGGCAACCCTGGGAGCGGTAAAAACCAGATTCCGTCCGGTTATAATGACTTCATTGGCTTTCTTTTTCGGAGTCTTGCCTTTAGCTATATCTACTGGCGCAGGGGCAGGGGCACAGAATGCGATTGGAACAGCAGTTGTCGGAGGTATGCTCTCTGCTACATTTATTGATCTTATTTTTATTCCGCTATTTTTTATCATTGTAACCCGTTTTTTCGCAAATAAGGGTAAGTTGCAAACTGTAAAAGAAAAATAATATGAAACGAATACTTATTTTGATTATAGGAATTGCTATTTTCCTGAGTGGCTGTACTATGGCTCCGAAGTATAAGAAGCCGCAAGCTCCGATTTCCAGCAATTGGCCTACAGGGGATGCTTATTCTACAGACAAACAGGCAGCTAATGTTAAGGATGTTACTAAATTAAAATGGCGAGAATTTTTTACTGATCCGAGATTGCAAACGATTATTCAGACGGCTATACATAATAACCGAGACCTGCGGCTTGCTGTTTTGAATGTTGAAAAGGCACGGGCATTATACGGAATTTCGTGGTCTAAGTTGTTGCCGGTTGTTGATGCCGATGCAGGGTATAGTAAGCAAAAATATTCTTCTGATTTTGTGGCCGCGGGAACTCCGGATACAATCAAACAATATAGCGCTAATTTAGGCATAGCTGCTTGGGAGATTGATTTTTTCGGCCGTATTCGTAGCCTTAGTAAGCAGGCATTGGAAGATTATTTTGCTACAGAGGAGGCCCGTCGCAGCGCGCAGATTACGCTTTTGTCTGAAGTTGCCAGAGCGTATATGATTATTGCTGCAGACCGGGAGAATCTTAAATTAGCTCAGTCCACACTTGAGGCGCAGAAAGGCGTATATAATTTAGTATTGCAAAAATATAAACTTAATCTTGTAAATGAAATTGATTTACAGCGGTCCAGAACCCAGGTGGATACTGCTATGGGAGATGTCGTGCTTTACACGCAACAGTTAGCAAAGGATCAAAACGCGTTAAATCTTCTGGCTGGTTCTGTAGTGCCGGAAAATCTATTGCCTGCTGGCTTGACAGAAATTACTCCGCTTACCGATATTTTCCCCGGGCTATCTTCCGAGGTATTGCTTAGGCGCCCGGATATTATAAGTGCGGAACACAAATTAAAAGGCGCCTATGCTAATATTGGGGCAGCCCGTGCTGCTTTTTTCCCTACTATTTCACTTACAACTACTCTTGGTTCGGCAAGCAATCAATTCTCTGGTTTATTCTCAGGCGGTAGGGGTACGTGGAGCTATGCGCCACAAGTTGTGATGCCAATTTTTGATCCAAGTATATGGTTTGCATATAGAGTTAGTGAAACGTCTCGCAAAATAGCACTGGCTCAATATGAAAAAACCATTCAAACAGCCTTCAAGGAAGTAGCTGATGTCCTTGCTGTGCAAGGCACAGTTAACCAGCAAATAGTGTTGCAGCAATCTATGGTTGATTCCGCGCAGAAAGTTTATACCCTTTCAAGCAAGCGCTATACAAATGGAATTGATAGCTACTTGAGTGTTCTTGATGCGCAGCGATCGCTTTACAGGGCACAGCGGGAGCTCATCCTCATGCAGTTATCCAAGTTGGTTAACGAGGTAAAGGCTTATGCGGTATTGGGTGGAGGAGGATTGGATGATACGGTTGAGCAGAGGCGGGATAACCGTGGTTCCTTTGAGGAAAAGATTCTTTCATTGTTAGATCAAAAGTTTAGAAAATAGAAATACTTAAGTTAATAATCA contains:
- a CDS encoding efflux RND transporter permease subunit, encoding MISKFFLERPVFAWVIAIVIMVLGLLAIYTLPIAQYPPVAPPSIRIGGFYTGASAETVENSVTQIIEQQMTGLDRMLYMSSSSDSSGMSSIELTFAPGTDPDIAWTKVQNKLQLAMPRLPDSVQRRGITVQKSTRNYLIIVGLVSEDGSMNEVDLRDYLSSVIQPVIARVPGVGEAEAMGGEYAMRIWFDPKKLTSYGLTVEDVIRALQDYNVEVSGGQFGGAPAIKGQRLNASIIVQSLLKTPEEFVNVPIRINPDGSTIRVKDIGRAELGSDISDTKVFFNKGQPSSAIAIRQEPGANALKTVDAIKAKMEELSRYFPQGVKATYPYDTTPFTRVAIKEVAKTLVVAIILVFLVMYLFMGNIRATLIPTIAVPVVLLGTFGVLALFGYSINMLTMFAMVLAIGLLVDDAIVVVENVERLMSEEGLLPREAAAKSMEQITPALIGIGLVLSAVFGPMAFFSGSTGIIYRQFSVTVIASMLLSVVVALVLSPVLCASILKPVPKGHQPAEGGIAILRPFFSWFDKNFFKTRDFYIRLVGRSFNQSKRYIFYYFLIVAVMLFVFLRMPTGYLPDEDQGVMLIMCNLPSGSTLEQSEKVMEKVRQYFVDNEKEAVESILTISGMNHSGHGQNTGMAFIKLKDWDLRNKPELKSDAVSNRAMMEFLSYKEAMIFAFSPPAIVELGSSKGFEFELLDRGGAGHEKLMEARNQLLGMAYKDPRLTRVRANGLDDVAQYKIDLDWDKAGSLGVSVASIQNTISTTFGSAYVNDFIKDGRIKHVDIQADAPYRMLPDDLKNLYVRNTKGKMVPYSAFATGHWVFGSPRLERYNGFPSINISGEAAKGKSSGEAMNVMEELAAKLPREFGYDWTGLSYQERQAGAQVGPLYAFSILIIFLCVAALYESWSIPIVNMLMLPLGVFGATLLTSLRGMPNDVYFQIGFLTTLGLSTKNAILIIQFAQQRLEHKEELVAATLGAVKTRFRPVIMTSLAFFFGVLPLAISTGAGAGAQNAIGTAVVGGMLSATFIDLIFIPLFFIIVTRFFANKGKLQTVKEK
- a CDS encoding efflux transporter outer membrane subunit — its product is MKRILILIIGIAIFLSGCTMAPKYKKPQAPISSNWPTGDAYSTDKQAANVKDVTKLKWREFFTDPRLQTIIQTAIHNNRDLRLAVLNVEKARALYGISWSKLLPVVDADAGYSKQKYSSDFVAAGTPDTIKQYSANLGIAAWEIDFFGRIRSLSKQALEDYFATEEARRSAQITLLSEVARAYMIIAADRENLKLAQSTLEAQKGVYNLVLQKYKLNLVNEIDLQRSRTQVDTAMGDVVLYTQQLAKDQNALNLLAGSVVPENLLPAGLTEITPLTDIFPGLSSEVLLRRPDIISAEHKLKGAYANIGAARAAFFPTISLTTTLGSASNQFSGLFSGGRGTWSYAPQVVMPIFDPSIWFAYRVSETSRKIALAQYEKTIQTAFKEVADVLAVQGTVNQQIVLQQSMVDSAQKVYTLSSKRYTNGIDSYLSVLDAQRSLYRAQRELILMQLSKLVNEVKAYAVLGGGGLDDTVEQRRDNRGSFEEKILSLLDQKFRK